A genome region from Methanococcoides burtonii DSM 6242 includes the following:
- a CDS encoding IS66-like element ISMbu5 family transposase — protein MNTKRKEILAVYEQGPEAVVTLVTTLYDIIAEQQRIIELQAARITELEERVKKLEEQLKKNSRNSSKPPSTDVFINEKPKTKSRRKKSGKKPGGQKDHPGTTLRMVDVPDEVIIHKVHKCSNCERSLEDIEVKDHEKRQVFDIPPIKLQVTEHRAEIKSCPHCGCKNKATFSEKVKQPTQYGLRLASLAVYLHDYQLLPYERSCELLADVCGCEISPATLARAEKTCFEKLEDFEQQIKNFLIESPVINCDETGMRIEGKRQWLHVASTNKMTCYYPHQKRGSDAMNAMGILPNFNGTVVHDFWKSYYKYDCDHSICNAHLLRELTSVSENDNQLWSKAMNILLIDVKKSVDQIRGMSGCMKPERIKEFEDWYGQIIHIGIEENPQLQAKSKKRGRTKQTTAKNLLDRFIGYKNDILRFMHDLKVPFENNLAERDVRMMKVQQKISGTFRSMQGALIFSRVRSYISTVKKNQIPVMDAIRNAIAGMPFIPTIV, from the coding sequence ATGAACACGAAACGCAAAGAAATCCTAGCAGTTTATGAACAAGGTCCCGAAGCAGTTGTCACTCTTGTCACTACATTGTACGACATCATTGCTGAACAACAAAGGATCATAGAACTACAAGCTGCCAGAATAACCGAACTCGAAGAACGAGTTAAAAAATTGGAAGAGCAACTCAAAAAAAACAGCCGAAACAGCAGTAAACCACCTTCAACTGATGTTTTTATTAATGAGAAACCAAAAACAAAAAGCAGACGAAAAAAGAGTGGAAAGAAACCAGGTGGTCAGAAAGACCATCCTGGAACTACTCTCAGAATGGTAGATGTTCCTGACGAAGTTATAATTCACAAAGTACACAAATGTAGCAATTGTGAAAGATCGCTTGAAGATATAGAAGTTAAAGATCATGAAAAAAGGCAAGTATTTGACATACCTCCCATTAAACTTCAAGTAACAGAACATCGTGCTGAAATCAAGTCCTGTCCTCACTGCGGTTGCAAGAACAAAGCTACTTTTTCAGAAAAGGTTAAACAACCCACGCAATATGGCTTGCGTCTTGCATCATTAGCAGTCTACTTACATGATTATCAATTACTTCCTTATGAACGCAGCTGTGAATTGCTAGCTGATGTTTGTGGATGTGAAATAAGTCCCGCTACTTTGGCCAGGGCAGAAAAGACATGTTTTGAAAAACTTGAAGATTTCGAACAGCAGATCAAGAACTTCTTAATAGAATCTCCTGTGATAAATTGTGATGAAACTGGTATGAGGATAGAAGGAAAACGACAGTGGTTACATGTTGCTTCTACAAACAAAATGACATGTTATTATCCTCATCAAAAAAGAGGCTCTGACGCAATGAATGCGATGGGAATCTTACCAAATTTCAATGGTACAGTAGTTCATGATTTCTGGAAATCATATTACAAATATGATTGTGATCATTCGATCTGTAATGCTCATCTATTGCGAGAATTAACAAGTGTAAGCGAGAACGATAATCAATTGTGGTCAAAAGCTATGAATATTCTACTTATTGATGTCAAAAAGTCAGTTGACCAGATCCGAGGAATGTCTGGTTGTATGAAACCAGAGAGAATTAAAGAGTTTGAAGATTGGTACGGCCAGATTATTCATATTGGGATAGAAGAAAATCCTCAACTTCAAGCCAAATCAAAGAAGCGAGGAAGAACTAAACAAACCACAGCAAAAAATCTGCTGGATCGGTTTATTGGTTATAAAAATGATATTCTCAGGTTTATGCATGATCTAAAAGTTCCATTTGAGAATAATCTTGCAGAAAGGGATGTGAGAATGATGAAAGTACAGCAGAAGATATCGGGTACATTCCGAAGTATGCAAGGAGCATTAATTTTCTCGCGGGTAAGAAGTTACATTTCTACTGTTAAGAAGAATCAGATTCCTGTGATGGATGCAATTCGAAATGCAATTGCTGGAATGCCATTTATTCCAACAATTGTTTGA
- a CDS encoding winged helix-turn-helix domain-containing protein → MTNALDTNEEMILKVLEDSEEPLRPGDVAEATGIDNKLVSKSLASLKKKGLVCSPKRCYYDITN, encoded by the coding sequence ATGACCAATGCTTTAGATACAAATGAAGAAATGATTTTAAAAGTTCTGGAAGATTCTGAAGAGCCATTAAGACCTGGCGATGTTGCAGAAGCTACTGGCATTGACAATAAGCTGGTTAGTAAATCACTCGCCAGTCTCAAGAAAAAAGGTCTTGTATGCTCTCCAAAAAGATGCTATTATGATATTACGAATTAA
- the rpsJ gene encoding 30S ribosomal protein S10 translates to MAQKARIRLSGTSPVNLDGVCDQVKAIANRTGVSISGPVPLPTKKLVVPVRKSPSGDGTATWDHWEMRVHKRLIDIAADERALRQLMRIQVPKDISIEIVLQN, encoded by the coding sequence ATGGCACAGAAAGCAAGAATACGATTATCAGGCACAAGTCCTGTAAACCTCGATGGTGTTTGCGACCAGGTGAAAGCCATTGCAAACCGCACTGGAGTAAGCATATCCGGTCCAGTTCCACTTCCAACAAAGAAGTTGGTAGTTCCTGTAAGGAAGAGCCCAAGTGGCGATGGTACAGCAACATGGGACCACTGGGAAATGCGTGTCCACAAAAGACTTATTGACATTGCAGCTGATGAGCGTGCACTTAGACAACTCATGAGGATTCAGGTTCCAAAAGATATCAGTATTGAGATCGTACTCCAGAATTGA
- the tuf gene encoding translation elongation factor EF-1 subunit alpha, whose amino-acid sequence MMADKPHMNLAVIGHVDHGKSTFVGRLMFETGAVPAHLIEKYKAEAKEKGKESFAFAWVMDTLKEERERGVTIDISHKRFDTDKYYFTVVDCPGHRDFVKNMITGASQADAAVLVVAAPDGVMAQTKEHVFLSRTLGINQLIVAINKMDAAKYSEDRYNEVKKEVSQLLGMVGFKADDVPFIPTSAFEGDNITKSSANTPWYTGPALLECLNNLTVPSKPDTLPLRIPVQDAYTISGIGTVPVGRVETGIMKKGQKVTFMPSGATGEVKSIEMHHEEWDQAVPGDNIGWNVRGIGKNDVRRGDVCGPADKPPSVADEFTGQIVVLQHPSAITVGYTPVFHCHTAQTACTLMAINKKLDPKSGQVKEENPTYIKAGDAAIVTIKPTRPMCIEPVSEIPQLGRFAIRDMGMTIAAGMCMSVTQKK is encoded by the coding sequence ATCATGGCTGATAAACCACATATGAACTTAGCAGTTATCGGACACGTTGACCACGGTAAATCAACATTTGTCGGAAGGTTGATGTTCGAGACAGGCGCAGTACCTGCACACCTTATCGAGAAATATAAGGCAGAAGCAAAAGAGAAGGGTAAGGAATCCTTCGCATTTGCATGGGTCATGGACACACTCAAGGAAGAGCGTGAGAGAGGAGTTACCATCGATATCTCACACAAGAGATTCGATACCGACAAGTACTACTTTACAGTAGTTGACTGCCCAGGCCACAGAGATTTCGTAAAGAACATGATCACTGGTGCTTCCCAGGCAGATGCAGCTGTTCTTGTAGTTGCAGCACCTGATGGGGTAATGGCACAGACAAAGGAGCACGTTTTCCTTTCCAGGACCCTTGGTATCAACCAGCTTATCGTTGCTATTAACAAGATGGACGCAGCTAAATACAGCGAGGACAGATACAACGAGGTCAAGAAAGAAGTATCACAGCTCCTCGGTATGGTAGGATTCAAGGCAGACGATGTCCCATTCATTCCAACTTCCGCATTCGAAGGCGACAACATAACAAAATCAAGCGCTAACACTCCATGGTACACTGGTCCAGCATTGCTTGAATGCCTCAATAATCTTACAGTGCCAAGTAAGCCAGATACACTTCCACTCCGTATCCCAGTACAGGATGCATACACCATTTCCGGTATCGGTACCGTTCCAGTAGGTAGGGTAGAGACCGGTATCATGAAAAAGGGCCAGAAGGTCACCTTCATGCCAAGCGGCGCAACTGGTGAGGTCAAGTCAATTGAGATGCACCACGAAGAATGGGATCAGGCTGTACCTGGTGACAACATCGGTTGGAACGTAAGAGGTATTGGAAAGAACGACGTCAGGAGAGGTGACGTATGTGGTCCTGCAGATAAGCCACCATCGGTAGCTGATGAGTTCACCGGACAGATCGTTGTCCTTCAGCACCCATCCGCTATCACAGTCGGATACACACCGGTATTCCACTGCCACACAGCTCAGACTGCCTGTACTCTCATGGCCATCAACAAGAAGTTGGATCCAAAGAGCGGTCAGGTCAAGGAAGAGAACCCAACCTACATCAAGGCTGGAGATGCAGCTATCGTTACGATCAAGCCAACAAGGCCAATGTGCATTGAGCCTGTAAGTGAGATTCCACAGCTCGGCAGATTCGCTATCCGTGATATGGGTATGACGATCGCTGCGGGCATGTGCATGAGTGTTACACAGAAGAAATAA
- a CDS encoding elongation factor EF-2 yields MGRRKKMVERVTALMSNPLMIRNIGIVAHIDHGKTTLSDNLLAGAGMISKELAGRQLFMDSDAEEQERGITIDSSNVSMVHEYEGKEYLINLIDTPGHVDFGGDVTRAMRAVDGAVVVIDAVEGTMPQTETVLRQALKEHVKPVLFINKVDRLINELQVDDQEMQIRLGKLIDHVNKLIKGMNEERYNAGWRVDAAEGTVAFGSALYNWAISVPMMKKTGVSFSEVFNYCREEDMKSLAEKCPLHEAVNDMVIRFLPSPIDAQKGRVGAIWHGDHESGIGKQMSVADAKGDVAFMVTDISMDPHAGEVSTGRLFSGSLSRGMEVYVSGASKTNRIQQVGVFMGPERLEVDAIPAGNIAAVTGLRDAFVGATVTTLEGMEPFESIKHASEPVVTVAVEAKHMKDLPKLVEVLRQVAKEDPTLKITLDEETGEHLMAGMGELHLEVIAHRIERDKGVEITTTPPLVVYRETITGTAGPVEGKSPNRHNRFYVIVEPLEPEVRELIRNDEISMRMPEVERREKLMAAGLNKDEAKKIVNIFESNAYFDMTKGIQYLNETMELIIEGFTEVMKAGPLSKEPCMGVKVKLMDAKLHEDAVHRGPAQVIPASRQAIQAAMLMADDTLFEPYQKVFIQVPQEQMGGATKEIQGRRGVIIDMTSEGDTTVIESKAPVSELFGFAGDIRSATEGRAMWSTEFAGFEPLPMSLMTEVVTGIRKRKGLKAALPQAEDFMSM; encoded by the coding sequence ATGGGACGAAGGAAGAAAATGGTTGAGCGTGTTACAGCGCTGATGAGCAATCCATTAATGATCAGGAACATCGGTATTGTAGCTCACATCGATCACGGAAAAACAACTCTTTCAGATAACCTCCTCGCAGGCGCTGGGATGATCTCCAAGGAGCTCGCAGGCCGCCAGTTGTTCATGGATTCTGACGCAGAGGAGCAGGAAAGAGGTATCACGATCGACTCCTCTAACGTGTCAATGGTGCACGAATATGAGGGCAAGGAATATCTTATCAATCTTATTGACACACCTGGTCACGTTGACTTTGGTGGCGATGTAACCCGTGCAATGCGTGCAGTAGATGGCGCTGTAGTTGTCATCGATGCTGTTGAAGGTACAATGCCTCAGACCGAAACCGTTCTGAGACAGGCACTGAAAGAGCACGTAAAGCCGGTACTTTTCATTAACAAGGTAGACCGTCTTATCAACGAGTTGCAGGTCGATGATCAGGAGATGCAGATCAGGCTCGGAAAGCTCATCGATCACGTAAACAAGCTTATCAAAGGTATGAACGAAGAGCGCTATAACGCAGGCTGGAGAGTAGATGCAGCTGAGGGTACTGTAGCATTCGGTTCCGCTCTTTACAACTGGGCTATCAGTGTCCCTATGATGAAGAAGACCGGTGTAAGCTTTAGTGAAGTTTTCAATTACTGCCGTGAAGAAGACATGAAGTCACTTGCTGAAAAATGTCCACTCCACGAAGCAGTTAACGATATGGTTATCAGATTCCTTCCAAGTCCTATCGATGCACAGAAGGGCAGGGTCGGAGCTATCTGGCATGGTGACCATGAGTCCGGTATCGGTAAGCAGATGTCTGTTGCAGATGCCAAGGGAGATGTTGCTTTCATGGTAACTGATATTAGCATGGACCCACACGCAGGAGAAGTTTCAACAGGTAGACTTTTCAGCGGTTCACTTTCCCGTGGTATGGAAGTTTACGTTTCAGGTGCATCAAAGACGAACAGAATCCAGCAGGTCGGTGTTTTCATGGGCCCTGAGAGGCTTGAAGTTGATGCGATCCCTGCAGGTAACATTGCAGCGGTAACAGGTCTCAGGGATGCATTTGTAGGTGCCACAGTAACCACACTTGAAGGTATGGAGCCTTTCGAGAGCATCAAGCACGCAAGTGAACCTGTAGTTACTGTTGCAGTCGAAGCAAAGCACATGAAGGACCTTCCAAAGCTCGTTGAAGTTCTTCGCCAGGTCGCTAAAGAAGACCCAACACTCAAGATAACTCTTGATGAAGAGACCGGTGAGCACTTAATGGCTGGTATGGGTGAACTTCACCTTGAGGTCATTGCTCACAGGATCGAGCGTGACAAAGGTGTGGAGATCACAACAACACCTCCACTTGTCGTATATCGTGAGACCATCACAGGTACAGCAGGTCCTGTGGAAGGTAAATCCCCTAACAGGCACAACAGATTCTATGTTATCGTCGAGCCACTGGAGCCAGAAGTCCGTGAGCTTATACGCAATGACGAGATCTCCATGAGGATGCCTGAAGTTGAGAGAAGGGAGAAGCTCATGGCAGCAGGTCTTAATAAAGATGAAGCAAAGAAGATCGTAAATATCTTCGAGAGCAATGCTTATTTCGATATGACAAAGGGCATTCAGTACCTGAACGAAACAATGGAGCTTATCATTGAGGGATTCACCGAGGTCATGAAGGCTGGACCACTTTCCAAGGAACCATGCATGGGTGTCAAAGTAAAGCTCATGGATGCAAAACTCCATGAGGACGCTGTCCACAGAGGCCCTGCACAGGTAATTCCTGCATCAAGACAGGCAATCCAGGCTGCAATGCTTATGGCTGATGATACGCTCTTTGAACCATATCAGAAGGTATTCATCCAGGTCCCGCAGGAGCAGATGGGTGGAGCAACCAAGGAGATCCAGGGCCGTCGCGGTGTCATTATAGACATGACTTCCGAAGGGGATACAACCGTCATCGAGTCCAAAGCACCAGTTTCAGAGCTATTCGGATTCGCTGGTGATATCAGATCCGCAACAGAAGGTCGAGCAATGTGGAGTACAGAGTTCGCAGGTTTCGAACCACTTCCAATGAGTCTCATGACCGAAGTTGTTACAGGTATCCGCAAGCGAAAAGGACTCAAGGCAGCTTTGCCACAGGCAGAAGACTTTATGAGCATGTAA
- a CDS encoding 30S ribosomal protein S7, with protein sequence MYKLFGKWDLTEVEVADAGIKRYVNLDPVIVPHTSGKHARQQFNKSDITIVERLVNNVMRNAQNTGKKQIALRIVDEAFDIVNSKTKKNPVQVLVEAVSNAGPREEVVRLKYGGISVPKAVDTAPQRRVDHALRNISIGSNQTAFKSKRSAAECLASELIAASNRDAKCFSINRKDGKERVAKAAR encoded by the coding sequence ATGTACAAGTTATTCGGAAAGTGGGACCTTACAGAGGTCGAAGTCGCTGACGCTGGTATCAAGAGATATGTCAACCTCGATCCTGTTATCGTGCCACATACATCAGGTAAACACGCAAGGCAGCAGTTCAACAAGTCCGACATTACAATCGTCGAGCGTCTTGTGAACAATGTAATGCGTAATGCACAGAACACCGGTAAGAAGCAGATCGCTCTTCGTATTGTGGATGAGGCTTTTGACATCGTTAACTCGAAGACAAAGAAGAATCCTGTTCAGGTTCTCGTAGAAGCTGTTTCAAATGCTGGTCCAAGGGAAGAAGTTGTCAGACTTAAATACGGTGGTATCTCTGTACCAAAGGCAGTTGATACAGCTCCACAGAGGCGTGTTGACCATGCATTGAGAAATATATCAATAGGTTCTAATCAGACAGCTTTCAAATCAAAGCGCTCTGCAGCAGAATGTCTTGCATCCGAGCTCATCGCAGCTTCTAACCGTGATGCAAAGTGCTTTTCCATCAACAGAAAGGATGGAAAGGAAAGAGTCGCAAAGGCAGCACGTTAA
- a CDS encoding 30S ribosomal protein S12, with protein sequence MPNGKYAAHRLQQVRKDARWKDTGYSRRTLGLDIKSDPLSGAPQGRGIVLEKVGVEAKQPNSAIRKCVRIQLIKNGRQATAFCPGDGAINFIDEHDEVTVERIGGRMGGAMGDIPGVRFKVIAVNNVSLREMVIGRKEKPRR encoded by the coding sequence ATGCCAAATGGAAAGTATGCAGCTCACAGACTTCAGCAGGTTCGCAAAGATGCTAGGTGGAAAGACACCGGGTACAGCAGGCGTACCTTAGGTCTGGATATTAAATCTGACCCTCTAAGTGGTGCGCCACAGGGTCGTGGAATAGTACTTGAGAAGGTAGGTGTCGAGGCAAAACAGCCTAACTCCGCTATCAGGAAATGTGTTAGGATCCAGTTGATCAAGAACGGTCGTCAGGCAACAGCTTTCTGTCCCGGTGATGGTGCTATCAATTTTATTGATGAGCACGATGAAGTGACCGTAGAAAGAATAGGTGGCCGTATGGGTGGTGCAATGGGTGATATTCCTGGCGTGCGCTTCAAGGTCATTGCTGTGAACAATGTATCATTGAGAGAAATGGTCATTGGCAGAAAGGAAAAACCAAGGAGATAA
- a CDS encoding NusA-like transcription termination signal-binding factor, which produces MGEIRLSTECIRYIALFESVTHASIKDCIIDDDRVIYVVNTGDMGAAIGKCGDNLNRVKLSVDKHIELIEYSAEPVTFIKNAFGTVSVRSVRISSKGDKNIAYVDVAANEKGLAIGRNGSNIDKIKRVVGRHHYIDDVILQ; this is translated from the coding sequence TTGGGTGAGATCAGACTTTCAACAGAATGTATCAGATACATTGCACTGTTTGAAAGTGTGACTCACGCTTCTATTAAGGATTGCATTATCGATGACGATAGGGTCATTTATGTCGTAAATACTGGTGACATGGGTGCAGCTATTGGGAAATGTGGGGATAATCTCAATCGGGTGAAACTGTCCGTTGACAAACACATTGAACTCATCGAATATTCGGCCGAACCGGTTACATTTATAAAGAATGCTTTCGGTACTGTGTCTGTTAGGTCTGTCAGAATATCCAGTAAAGGCGATAAGAATATTGCCTATGTGGATGTGGCAGCAAATGAAAAAGGACTTGCTATAGGGCGTAACGGAAGCAATATCGATAAGATTAAAAGGGTAGTAGGTCGCCATCACTATATCGATGATGTCATCTTACAGTGA
- a CDS encoding 50S ribosomal protein L30e, translating into MDINIDKALIKVIRTGTVIMGANRTIEAAVKNEAKMVVLASNCPANIRDQIEATSVPILNYAGTGVDLGPVCGKAFTIATMAIMDAGESDILAVI; encoded by the coding sequence ATGGATATTAATATTGATAAAGCACTTATCAAAGTTATCAGGACAGGTACTGTTATCATGGGTGCGAACCGCACTATTGAGGCAGCAGTTAAAAACGAAGCAAAGATGGTAGTTCTTGCATCCAACTGCCCTGCAAACATAAGAGATCAGATAGAGGCAACCAGCGTACCTATTTTAAATTATGCTGGTACAGGTGTTGATCTAGGTCCTGTATGTGGTAAGGCATTTACCATTGCTACCATGGCAATCATGGATGCAGGCGAATCCGATATACTTGCAGTTATTTAA
- the rpoA2 gene encoding DNA-directed RNA polymerase subunit A'' has product MSISEATIDSMISGLPLPMTTLATLRKDVVGVGVTKKEMEEIIERVMADYNYACVEPCEAVGVVSAQSIGEPGTQMTMRTFHYAGVAEINVTLGLPRLIEIVDARKTPSTPMMTVALAKEHAADRDFARKVAWEIEATHIEHLADVTTDLANMNLILDLNEKMLLQRDIDVDAIAEKLAEGLKVNVKIPSEVANQIIVIPKEPLYRDLLQLAKNIHGITLKGIEGIKRVVIRKDGDEYTLYTEGSMLKEILEVEGIDLSRTSTNNIGEIYEVFGIEAARFAIIKEASDTLREQGLTVDIRHLMLVSDIMTCDGEVKQIGRHGISGEKASVFARAAFEVTVNHLLDAGMRGDIDELNGVTENIIVGQPIKLGTGDVHLVARNPLKNL; this is encoded by the coding sequence ATGTCCATCAGTGAAGCTACTATCGATTCTATGATAAGCGGTCTTCCGCTTCCAATGACGACACTTGCTACGTTAAGAAAGGATGTAGTTGGTGTCGGTGTCACGAAAAAAGAAATGGAAGAGATCATCGAACGTGTCATGGCAGACTACAATTATGCATGCGTTGAGCCATGTGAAGCGGTTGGTGTGGTCTCTGCACAGTCCATTGGTGAACCTGGCACTCAGATGACCATGCGTACTTTCCACTACGCTGGTGTGGCTGAGATCAACGTTACGTTGGGTTTGCCACGTCTTATCGAGATCGTGGATGCAAGGAAGACTCCAAGTACTCCGATGATGACCGTCGCTCTTGCTAAAGAGCACGCTGCAGACAGGGACTTCGCAAGGAAGGTTGCATGGGAGATCGAAGCTACTCATATCGAGCATCTGGCGGACGTTACGACCGATCTTGCTAACATGAACCTTATCCTCGATCTTAACGAGAAGATGCTCTTGCAGAGGGACATTGATGTTGATGCCATTGCTGAGAAACTCGCAGAGGGTCTTAAAGTAAATGTAAAGATCCCCAGTGAGGTTGCAAATCAGATCATTGTGATCCCGAAGGAACCTCTATACAGGGATCTGCTCCAGCTTGCCAAGAACATTCATGGTATCACTTTGAAAGGTATTGAGGGTATCAAGAGGGTAGTTATCAGAAAGGATGGTGATGAATACACTCTTTACACTGAAGGCTCCATGCTTAAGGAGATTCTCGAAGTCGAAGGTATAGACCTTTCAAGGACCTCTACTAACAATATTGGTGAGATCTATGAAGTGTTCGGCATTGAAGCTGCTCGTTTTGCCATCATTAAGGAAGCCAGTGACACTCTGCGTGAGCAGGGTCTTACTGTGGATATCCGCCACCTCATGCTTGTGTCGGACATCATGACTTGTGATGGAGAGGTAAAGCAGATCGGTCGTCACGGTATTTCCGGTGAGAAGGCCAGTGTGTTTGCCCGTGCAGCGTTCGAGGTTACTGTTAATCACTTGCTTGATGCCGGTATGCGCGGTGATATCGATGAACTTAATGGTGTTACTGAGAACATTATTGTCGGTCAGCCGATCAAGCTCGGTACTGGTGATGTTCACCTGGTTGCAAGAAATCCTCTCAAAAATCTTTAA